From the Nodularia sp. NIES-3585 genome, one window contains:
- a CDS encoding efflux RND transporter periplasmic adaptor subunit, giving the protein MILDQKMPKKQVKMPRDKSSLNQIMNPQLHSNSATKQGTKAANRSFPGSILFITSLLGMGLLTASCGSMPKESAKAQSQQRGAGSGGNNAVPVDVAIARTGVLRVQPIYTGNTTPFRTVSLRSQVEARLLALNLDVGDRVNQGQNVGVLDDAILLTSLKQAEAELAALGSEVARAKTQVSNARAEVERARLELVQAEADSKRQQELVQAGAIAQQTAEQARTEAQTAAQSLRASEDQVRTEQQAVAAAQGRVVAQQAVVAQFKERRSYARLISPITGVITQRVTEPGNLLQPGNEVLQIADFSRIKVVVQVSELELSQIQVGQSVQVNLDAFPNESLMGRVTRISPVADATARLIPVEVVIPNSENKIGSGLLARVKFEPQTSERVVVSQAAIQKEATSNNSSESTAAKSESDDSNGKIFVITDTEGKTKVTARAVTLGSKADGNVEILSGLQAGERFVARSSRPLKDGDPVILSVLSETAE; this is encoded by the coding sequence ATGATTTTGGATCAAAAAATGCCTAAAAAACAGGTAAAAATGCCAAGGGATAAAAGCTCCTTAAACCAGATAATGAATCCCCAATTGCATTCAAACTCCGCAACGAAACAGGGGACAAAAGCTGCGAATCGTTCCTTTCCTGGATCTATTTTATTCATTACGTCTTTGCTAGGGATGGGACTCTTGACGGCAAGTTGTGGATCGATGCCAAAGGAATCTGCTAAGGCACAATCTCAGCAACGTGGAGCAGGATCTGGCGGTAACAATGCCGTACCTGTAGATGTAGCGATCGCTCGCACAGGCGTACTGCGGGTACAACCAATTTATACAGGGAATACCACCCCATTTCGTACCGTATCGCTGCGATCGCAAGTAGAAGCAAGACTATTGGCTTTGAACTTAGATGTAGGTGATAGAGTTAACCAGGGGCAGAACGTCGGAGTATTAGATGATGCCATCCTGTTAACATCTTTGAAACAAGCAGAAGCCGAATTAGCAGCCCTGGGGTCAGAAGTAGCTAGAGCCAAAACTCAGGTGAGTAATGCCCGTGCAGAAGTGGAAAGAGCGCGATTAGAACTAGTGCAAGCCGAGGCAGACTCCAAACGGCAACAGGAACTAGTCCAAGCAGGTGCGATCGCTCAACAAACTGCCGAACAAGCACGTACCGAAGCCCAAACAGCCGCCCAGTCACTCCGAGCATCCGAAGATCAAGTGCGAACAGAACAACAAGCCGTAGCCGCCGCCCAAGGTAGAGTAGTAGCTCAACAAGCCGTAGTTGCTCAATTTAAAGAGCGCCGCTCCTATGCTCGTTTAATATCCCCCATCACTGGTGTAATTACCCAAAGAGTCACAGAACCAGGTAACCTGCTTCAACCAGGCAATGAAGTCTTGCAGATTGCCGACTTTAGCCGGATAAAAGTCGTAGTGCAAGTTTCCGAATTAGAACTGTCCCAAATTCAAGTCGGTCAATCTGTGCAAGTCAACTTAGATGCTTTCCCCAATGAATCATTAATGGGCAGAGTTACACGCATCTCTCCAGTTGCCGATGCCACAGCGCGCTTAATACCAGTAGAAGTAGTTATTCCTAATAGCGAAAACAAGATTGGTAGTGGACTGTTAGCAAGAGTCAAATTTGAACCCCAGACATCAGAGCGAGTAGTTGTGTCTCAAGCAGCTATTCAAAAAGAAGCAACAAGTAATAATTCGTCTGAATCTACAGCCGCTAAGAGCGAGTCAGACGATAGCAACGGCAAAATCTTCGTAATTACAGACACAGAAGGTAAAACCAAAGTGACCGCACGTGCTGTTACTTTAGGGAGCAAGGCTGATGGTAACGTCGAAATTTTATCTGGCTTGCAAGCCGGGGAACGGTTTGTGGCTCGCAGTAGTCGGCCTTTAAAAGATGGTGACCCTGTAATTCTTTCAGTTTTATCAGAAACCGCAGAGTAA
- a CDS encoding efflux RND transporter permease subunit yields MQEIQKGSGFSISTISIRRHIGTLMLALAVLVMGVFFVIKLPVDLLPSITYPRIGVRIGAPGISPEVAIDEITRPLESAFSATEGVLQIFSQTREGQVSLDLYFQPGGDIDQALNDATASFNRARGTLPDTIETPRLFKFDPSQLPVYEFALTSPSLEGRDLRVFAEEELVRELGVVPGVAGVNVSGGVKEEVRVNLDLDRLQALGVGLTDVLDELRDRNQDVSGGRLLGSNSEPLTRTVGRFQSADEIKNLTFEVSSAPASSDGNSQPPILNRRVYLRDFAEVIDGSEQQRIYVLLNGEPSVKVSIQKQPDANTINVVDGVKKRLAELQASGVVPEGTILTATLDESKFIRNSISNVVTSGLIGTGLAAFAVLLFLGSLRQTFIIVIAIPLASLAAIIFMGIFGLSLNVFSLGGLALGVGIVVDNSIVMLENIAEGAGMTPGKHTKTRLSSQQLIQQAEKSSQEVESALIASTSTNLVAVIPFLLIGGFISLLFNELILTITFSVAASILIAVTIIPMLTSRTLSWKFSSGLNKFWLLQEFNSRFDTATNRYRRFLIDILRWRFLTVAIAIIVFGGGSLWIAPQIPQEILPRISTGQARLSAQFPPGTPLQTNRKVMAMVDDILLKQPETEYVFTTAGGALFGTNVNANPLRGTSTITLKPGTDTEAYVERVTEEFNQLNLVGIRLRLSPGEVRGLILSNSPVRGADVDIILQGNDTENLEQAGRDVLTALEDRATLVRFRPDADERQPELQVIPDWDRVANFGLNTRDIGDTIQTAIEGSVPTRLQRSNRLVDVRVQLNESSIQEVSQLERLPLFVDNNRQIRLSDVATITEGQAPGEIQRINQRQVFILAGNLTEGANLSDAFTQVDTILNSLNLPEGVSVLPSSAAASNQELQNSLKLLGGLASFLVFVVMAVQYNSLIDPLVIMLTIPLAIAGGIFGLYVTDTAIGATVIVGAVLLVGIVVNNAIIMVELANQIRERDKVDRKTAILQAAPQRLRPILMTTITTVLGMFPLALGIGEGSEFLQPLGVVVFSGLSLATLLTLFIIPCFYTMLHDLLHWRWAKPILIHLGGWKKKFD; encoded by the coding sequence ATGCAGGAAATACAAAAGGGCAGCGGATTTAGTATCAGTACTATTTCCATCCGCCGACATATCGGCACACTTATGCTGGCTCTGGCAGTACTGGTAATGGGTGTATTTTTCGTTATTAAATTACCCGTAGATTTACTACCATCAATTACCTATCCCCGAATTGGTGTGCGGATAGGCGCACCAGGAATTTCTCCAGAAGTAGCCATTGATGAAATCACAAGACCTTTAGAATCAGCTTTTTCTGCCACTGAAGGTGTACTACAGATTTTTTCCCAAACTCGTGAAGGACAGGTAAGTTTGGATCTGTATTTTCAACCAGGGGGCGATATTGATCAAGCCTTAAACGATGCTACAGCTTCCTTTAATCGAGCTAGAGGCACTTTACCAGACACCATTGAAACACCACGCTTATTCAAATTCGATCCTTCCCAGTTACCAGTTTACGAATTTGCCTTAACTTCGCCCTCTTTAGAAGGCCGTGACTTGCGGGTTTTTGCTGAAGAAGAACTAGTGCGCGAACTAGGCGTTGTCCCCGGAGTCGCCGGGGTAAACGTATCAGGAGGAGTCAAAGAAGAAGTTAGAGTCAATTTAGATTTGGATCGTTTGCAAGCCTTGGGAGTGGGTTTGACTGATGTCCTGGATGAACTCAGAGACCGCAATCAAGATGTTTCTGGTGGTCGGCTTTTGGGGTCAAATTCTGAGCCATTAACTCGGACTGTGGGACGTTTCCAAAGTGCTGATGAAATTAAAAATTTGACCTTTGAGGTGTCCTCTGCTCCTGCGTCCTCAGATGGTAATTCCCAGCCCCCAATTTTGAATCGCCGCGTTTATTTGCGAGACTTTGCCGAAGTGATAGATGGCTCAGAACAACAGCGCATCTACGTTTTACTCAATGGGGAACCATCTGTTAAAGTCAGCATTCAAAAACAGCCAGATGCCAACACTATTAATGTTGTTGATGGTGTCAAAAAACGTTTAGCAGAACTCCAAGCATCGGGTGTAGTTCCTGAAGGAACAATACTCACAGCTACCTTGGATGAATCAAAGTTTATCCGTAATTCCATTTCTAATGTTGTGACTTCCGGCTTAATTGGTACGGGACTAGCTGCTTTTGCGGTTTTACTCTTCCTTGGTTCCCTGCGACAAACTTTTATTATTGTCATTGCCATCCCTTTAGCCAGTTTAGCCGCCATCATCTTCATGGGAATATTTGGCTTATCCCTGAACGTATTCAGCTTGGGCGGTTTAGCTTTAGGCGTGGGTATTGTGGTAGATAACTCTATCGTCATGTTGGAGAACATTGCCGAGGGTGCAGGGATGACTCCCGGTAAACATACCAAAACTCGCCTGAGTTCCCAGCAACTGATTCAACAGGCTGAAAAAAGTAGTCAAGAAGTAGAGTCAGCCTTAATTGCTTCTACCAGTACCAACTTAGTAGCAGTGATACCATTTTTGCTCATTGGCGGCTTTATTTCACTACTATTTAATGAGCTAATTCTTACCATTACCTTTTCTGTCGCCGCTTCAATTTTGATTGCGGTGACAATTATCCCCATGCTGACTTCCCGCACCTTGTCCTGGAAATTTTCTAGTGGGTTGAATAAGTTTTGGCTACTACAAGAATTTAACAGCCGCTTTGATACAGCGACAAATAGATATAGGCGGTTTTTGATTGATATATTGCGCTGGCGATTTTTAACAGTCGCGATCGCTATTATCGTATTTGGTGGCGGTAGTTTGTGGATCGCTCCGCAAATTCCCCAAGAAATCCTGCCGCGAATTAGTACAGGACAAGCCAGATTAAGTGCTCAATTTCCACCTGGTACGCCCCTGCAAACTAACCGCAAAGTTATGGCGATGGTTGATGACATCCTCCTCAAGCAACCAGAAACTGAATATGTCTTTACTACAGCTGGCGGTGCGCTTTTTGGGACAAATGTCAATGCTAATCCCCTCAGAGGTACCAGCACTATTACCCTCAAACCAGGGACTGATACCGAAGCTTATGTAGAACGAGTCACCGAAGAGTTTAACCAGCTCAATTTAGTGGGAATTCGCCTGCGCCTTTCTCCTGGTGAAGTGCGGGGTTTAATTCTCAGCAACTCTCCAGTCCGTGGTGCTGATGTTGATATCATTCTTCAGGGTAATGATACAGAGAACTTAGAACAAGCTGGTCGAGACGTGCTGACTGCCTTGGAAGACCGCGCCACCTTAGTCAGATTCCGTCCTGATGCTGATGAGCGTCAACCGGAACTCCAGGTCATTCCTGACTGGGACAGAGTAGCAAATTTTGGCTTAAATACTAGAGATATTGGCGACACAATTCAAACAGCTATCGAAGGTAGTGTACCCACCCGACTACAACGCAGTAACCGTTTAGTGGATGTCAGAGTGCAGTTGAATGAATCATCAATCCAAGAGGTTTCTCAATTAGAGAGATTACCTTTATTCGTTGACAACAATCGCCAAATACGCCTGAGCGATGTAGCCACAATTACTGAAGGACAAGCACCTGGGGAAATTCAGAGAATTAATCAGCGTCAGGTATTCATACTTGCAGGGAATTTGACTGAGGGAGCAAACTTGAGTGATGCTTTTACCCAAGTAGACACAATCTTAAATAGTTTAAATTTGCCTGAAGGTGTGAGTGTTTTACCCAGTTCTGCCGCTGCATCCAATCAGGAATTACAAAACTCGCTCAAACTATTAGGTGGATTAGCTAGCTTTCTAGTTTTTGTGGTCATGGCAGTGCAGTACAATTCACTCATCGACCCCTTGGTAATTATGTTGACCATTCCTCTGGCAATAGCAGGAGGAATTTTTGGGCTTTACGTCACTGATACCGCCATTGGTGCGACTGTCATCGTCGGGGCGGTGTTGTTAGTAGGTATTGTGGTCAACAATGCCATCATCATGGTAGAACTAGCAAATCAAATTCGTGAACGAGACAAAGTTGACAGAAAAACTGCAATTTTACAAGCTGCTCCTCAACGCTTACGTCCCATATTGATGACCACCATCACCACAGTTTTAGGTATGTTTCCTTTGGCTTTGGGAATTGGTGAAGGTTCAGAATTTCTGCAACCATTGGGTGTAGTCGTATTTTCGGGTTTGTCTTTAGCTACATTGCTAACGTTGTTTATCATCCCCTGTTTTTATACTATGCTGCACGATTTATTACATTGGCGTTGGGCGAAGCCAATTTTAATCCATTTGGGTGGATGGAAGAAAAAGTTCGATTAA
- a CDS encoding efflux RND transporter permease subunit: MLFAWGFSAFQALPRQEDPEMVARTAVVQTAFPGANAERVEALVTAVIEEELSEIEEIDVLQSNSRVGFSTVAIELAETVKDTKSVWSKVRDELADALIRLPVGATPPELDEAETRAYTVIASLTWNLPDEPNYAILKRYAKELGIVLRGIKGTEKVEFYGSPEEEILVDMAASELAAVGLSPQQLAGQIRLSDAKVTAGQFRSANQNIAIEVENELETLEQIRQIPIQSDQGQFTRLSDIASVSRGVRDPLNHQALVGGKSAVVLGVMMQSGLRVDQWGAEVRKQLDGFRDRLPVGVSLDLLFNQSGYVEERIGTLIDNLLFGAALVMIVTFMGMGWRSALVVGIALPLSVFAVLGWMSVLNVPIHQMSVTGLIIALGLLIDNAIVVVDEIQVELQKGKPPLQAVSHTVKYLQVPLLASTVTTVITFLPIYLLPGSAGEFVGSIALSVILSLISSLVISLTVIAALAGRLLGSRGRDYDDQQNSNKGRLGSRFFQFLIKPGAWWNNGLNSPRLTRLYRWSIQRTTARPLLMATLTLIVPLLGFLVAGSLPEQFFPLLDRDQFQIEVEFAPQTAIAQTQKQVLRAREVILAHNNVKDVHWFVGQSAPMFYYNLISNRENQSHYAQAMVQLKSKDGVEALVRELQGDLSTVFPDARVIVQKLQQGPPFAAPVEMRIYGPSLTELRRLGTQVRQILTTISDVIAVRDDLTEGLPKLGLKVDEEQVQQAGLNNTAIAEQLAAYSEGIIGGSIVESTENLPVRVRLTNLDRASLESLASLDLRPEQSPDRDFRPTSALGQFKLLPESANVARRHEQRVNTVQAFITSGVLPSKVLAALQQRLAQANFQLPPGYFYEFGGEQAERNSTVGSLLFFVPLLVLTMITTLVLSLGSFGQTAIVAVVAIGSIGMALFSLKVFGSVLGFMAIVGSMGLVGIAINGSIMVLSAFNEDPQAKLGNRRSVENVVVKATRHVLTTTITTMVGFIPLLSDGDPFWQPLAIAIAGGIGGSPFLALYFTPAAYLLLKRRKSIPKGNLIEFKEPMDKNNVVAGKAFWADVENP, from the coding sequence ATGCTGTTCGCTTGGGGTTTCTCTGCGTTTCAAGCCCTGCCACGCCAAGAAGACCCAGAGATGGTAGCCCGTACAGCCGTCGTTCAGACTGCTTTTCCCGGAGCCAATGCCGAACGGGTGGAAGCCCTAGTCACGGCTGTGATTGAAGAAGAACTATCAGAAATTGAAGAGATTGATGTTTTACAGTCGAACTCGCGGGTGGGCTTTTCTACGGTTGCGATTGAACTGGCTGAGACCGTCAAAGATACTAAGTCTGTGTGGTCGAAAGTTCGTGATGAACTAGCTGATGCCTTAATCCGACTCCCTGTTGGGGCAACCCCCCCGGAACTAGATGAAGCCGAGACAAGAGCGTATACCGTCATTGCTTCCCTAACCTGGAATTTGCCAGATGAACCGAACTATGCCATTCTCAAGCGCTATGCCAAAGAGTTGGGCATCGTTCTAAGAGGGATAAAGGGCACAGAAAAAGTTGAGTTTTACGGCAGTCCAGAGGAAGAGATTCTGGTGGACATGGCCGCATCAGAACTGGCGGCGGTAGGTTTGTCTCCTCAGCAGTTGGCAGGGCAAATTCGCCTCAGTGATGCCAAGGTAACGGCGGGTCAGTTTCGTAGTGCCAATCAAAATATTGCCATTGAGGTGGAAAATGAACTGGAAACGTTAGAGCAAATTCGGCAAATTCCCATTCAATCAGATCAAGGTCAATTTACACGCTTAAGTGACATTGCCTCTGTTAGTCGGGGGGTACGCGACCCCCTCAATCATCAGGCGTTGGTTGGGGGTAAATCGGCGGTTGTGCTGGGCGTGATGATGCAGTCTGGGTTGCGGGTTGATCAGTGGGGGGCAGAGGTTCGTAAGCAACTCGATGGCTTTCGCGATCGCCTCCCGGTGGGTGTGAGCCTAGACCTGCTGTTTAATCAAAGTGGCTATGTCGAGGAGCGCATTGGTACGCTGATTGATAACCTGTTGTTTGGCGCTGCCCTGGTGATGATCGTCACCTTTATGGGCATGGGCTGGCGATCGGCTCTCGTGGTGGGAATTGCGCTGCCATTGAGCGTATTTGCGGTTTTGGGGTGGATGAGCGTTTTGAATGTGCCAATCCATCAAATGTCTGTAACGGGCTTAATCATTGCCCTGGGTCTGTTAATTGATAATGCGATTGTGGTCGTCGATGAAATTCAGGTGGAGTTGCAAAAAGGTAAGCCTCCCTTGCAAGCTGTCAGCCATACCGTGAAGTATTTGCAAGTTCCGCTTCTGGCTTCGACCGTGACAACGGTAATCACCTTTTTGCCTATCTATCTCCTGCCCGGATCGGCTGGAGAATTTGTTGGCTCGATCGCACTCAGTGTCATCTTGTCCCTGATTTCATCCCTGGTGATCTCCCTGACGGTGATTGCAGCTTTGGCTGGACGCTTGCTGGGAAGTAGGGGGCGTGACTACGACGACCAACAAAACAGTAATAAGGGTCGGTTGGGTAGCAGGTTTTTCCAGTTCTTGATCAAACCTGGAGCGTGGTGGAATAATGGCTTGAATTCACCGCGTTTAACTCGTCTGTATCGTTGGTCGATTCAACGCACAACGGCTCGACCGCTATTGATGGCAACATTAACGCTGATTGTGCCGTTGCTGGGCTTTCTTGTAGCAGGGAGCCTACCGGAGCAGTTTTTTCCACTCCTTGATCGTGATCAGTTTCAGATTGAGGTGGAATTTGCTCCACAAACGGCGATCGCCCAGACCCAAAAACAGGTTCTACGAGCAAGGGAGGTCATCTTAGCCCATAACAATGTCAAAGATGTACATTGGTTTGTGGGCCAAAGCGCTCCCATGTTTTACTACAACCTGATCAGCAACCGCGAAAATCAATCTCATTATGCTCAGGCGATGGTGCAGCTTAAATCCAAGGATGGGGTTGAAGCTTTGGTACGTGAGTTACAAGGTGATCTGAGTACGGTCTTCCCTGATGCACGGGTGATTGTGCAGAAACTTCAGCAAGGGCCACCCTTTGCCGCACCAGTAGAAATGCGGATTTACGGCCCAAGCTTGACAGAATTACGCCGTCTGGGAACCCAGGTGCGGCAGATTTTGACCACCATCTCAGATGTGATTGCGGTGCGGGATGACTTGACCGAAGGTTTACCGAAGTTAGGGCTGAAGGTCGATGAAGAGCAGGTGCAACAGGCGGGGTTGAATAACACAGCGATCGCCGAACAATTGGCAGCCTACTCTGAAGGTATTATCGGTGGCAGCATTGTCGAGTCCACGGAAAATTTACCGGTGCGAGTACGGCTGACAAATCTGGATCGCGCCAGCTTGGAGTCTCTGGCCTCGCTTGATTTACGCCCAGAGCAATCACCAGATCGAGACTTTCGCCCTACCTCAGCCCTGGGACAATTCAAGTTATTACCTGAATCTGCCAACGTAGCGCGTCGGCATGAGCAAAGAGTAAATACCGTACAAGCATTTATCACCTCTGGGGTGCTGCCAAGCAAGGTTCTCGCAGCATTGCAACAACGACTCGCCCAGGCAAACTTTCAATTGCCACCAGGCTATTTTTATGAGTTTGGCGGCGAACAGGCAGAACGCAACAGTACTGTTGGCAGCTTGCTGTTCTTTGTGCCGTTGTTAGTCTTGACAATGATTACCACGCTGGTACTATCACTGGGTTCGTTTGGGCAAACAGCCATTGTCGCAGTCGTGGCGATAGGCTCAATTGGGATGGCTTTGTTTTCCCTCAAGGTGTTTGGCTCGGTGCTGGGTTTTATGGCAATTGTCGGCTCGATGGGTCTGGTGGGGATTGCTATTAATGGCTCGATTATGGTACTTTCTGCGTTTAATGAAGATCCTCAAGCTAAGTTGGGCAACCGCCGATCTGTGGAAAATGTTGTTGTCAAAGCAACTCGTCACGTTTTAACCACGACTATTACGACAATGGTGGGTTTTATTCCCCTGTTAAGTGATGGCGATCCGTTCTGGCAACCTCTGGCGATCGCAATTGCAGGCGGTATCGGCGGTTCTCCATTTCTAGCGCTTTACTTCACCCCCGCTGCTTATTTACTGTTGAAACGACGCAAATCAATTCCCAAAGGCAACCTCATTGAGTTCAAAGAGCCAATGGACAAAAACAACGTCGTCGCTGGCAAAGCCTTTTGGGCGGATGTAGAAAATCCTTAA